A region of Armatimonadota bacterium DNA encodes the following proteins:
- a CDS encoding redoxin family protein yields MSRKLVKLSLTAAVLIAGTALVAVAQNKTATFEGKTAPSFKLKITDGTTATNASLKGKVVLLDFWATWCGPCKKASPTMQNLHKTYSSKGLKVIGVSVMEEEKGKAGVVKYKTDHKYTYPFAYEGDDLAKSLKVSSIPQFVLIDKKGKIVKTWEGYSESIMGDITAKVKAEIAK; encoded by the coding sequence ATGTCAAGGAAGCTCGTGAAACTCAGCCTCACCGCCGCCGTCCTCATTGCCGGCACCGCGCTTGTTGCAGTGGCGCAAAACAAGACCGCGACGTTTGAAGGCAAAACAGCCCCGTCCTTTAAGCTCAAAATCACCGACGGAACCACCGCGACCAACGCCAGCTTGAAAGGGAAAGTAGTTCTCCTGGACTTCTGGGCAACATGGTGTGGCCCCTGCAAAAAAGCCAGCCCCACCATGCAAAACCTCCACAAAACCTATTCTTCCAAAGGGTTGAAGGTCATTGGCGTCAGCGTCATGGAAGAGGAAAAGGGCAAAGCGGGGGTCGTCAAGTACAAAACCGACCACAAATACACGTACCCGTTTGCCTACGAAGGCGACGACCTGGCCAAGTCTCTCAAAGTTTCGAGCATCCCCCAATTCGTCCTGATCGACAAGAAGGGCAAGATCGTCAAGACCTGGGAAGGCTACAGCGAATCCATCATGGGTGACATCACGGCCAAGGTCAAGGCCGAAATCGCCAAGTAA
- the nrdR gene encoding transcriptional repressor NrdR, with amino-acid sequence MKCPYCGHAEQKVFDSRPARDGGAIRRRRECESCGRRFTTFEEPERPRLYVIKSGGGRQLFDRDKLLNSLLLACGKRPVSAERLEEAVANIERDLFDQSDLEVASSEIGERAMEELFEIDAVAFIRYSSVYRAFDCPSDFAEIVRRMPKPGKRKQTTPV; translated from the coding sequence ATGAAGTGCCCCTATTGCGGCCACGCCGAACAAAAGGTGTTCGATTCCAGACCGGCCCGAGACGGTGGAGCCATCCGCCGCCGGCGCGAATGCGAATCCTGCGGGCGGCGATTCACAACGTTTGAAGAACCGGAACGGCCGAGGCTCTATGTGATCAAGAGCGGCGGGGGCCGCCAACTGTTCGACCGCGACAAGCTCCTCAACTCGCTCTTGCTCGCCTGCGGCAAAAGGCCGGTCAGCGCCGAACGGCTTGAGGAGGCCGTGGCCAACATCGAGCGGGATCTGTTCGATCAGTCGGATTTGGAGGTGGCTTCTAGCGAAATCGGCGAACGGGCCATGGAAGAGCTTTTCGAAATCGATGCCGTCGCTTTCATCCGCTACAGCAGTGTTTATCGCGCATTCGATTGCCCTAGCGACTTTGCCGAAATCGTCCGCCGGATGCCCAAGCCCGGCAAAAGAAAGCAGACGACGCCGGTTTAG
- a CDS encoding phosphoglycerate kinase: MSKKTVRDIDLNGKKVLMRCDFNVPMENGQITDDIRITASLPTIRYCLDQGAAVLLCSHLGRPKGKRDMEFTLGPVAKRLSELLGQQVPLAADCIGPDAEEASAHLQPGHAVLLENVRFYAEEEDNDPVFAQKLASLAEVFVNDAFGTAHRAHASTEGVAHLLPAVAGFLIEKEIDFLGNAVENPQRPVGAIMGGAKVKDKIQVIDSLLPKVDQLVIGGGMAFTFFKARGDEIGKSLLDEDSLDYCRGLMENPKIVLPADTVAAPAFAPDAQPTVVASNAIPADQMGLDIGPESAQTFRQIAANAKTVLWNGPMGVFEFDAFANGTKQVAMGLTECHGTSIVGGGDSAAAIEKFGLADKVTHVSTGGGASLEFLEGRTLPGIAALMDK, encoded by the coding sequence CTGAGCAAGAAAACCGTCCGCGACATTGATTTGAATGGCAAAAAAGTGCTGATGCGGTGCGATTTTAATGTCCCAATGGAAAACGGCCAAATCACCGATGACATCCGAATCACGGCGAGTCTCCCCACCATCCGCTACTGTTTGGATCAGGGCGCGGCGGTTTTGCTCTGTTCTCACCTCGGCCGGCCAAAAGGGAAGCGCGACATGGAGTTTACGCTGGGGCCGGTGGCCAAGCGGCTCAGCGAACTCTTGGGCCAACAAGTGCCGCTCGCAGCGGATTGCATCGGGCCGGATGCCGAGGAGGCAAGTGCCCATTTGCAGCCGGGGCATGCCGTCCTGCTGGAAAACGTCCGGTTTTACGCGGAGGAAGAGGACAACGACCCCGTGTTTGCCCAAAAACTCGCCTCATTGGCGGAGGTTTTTGTCAATGACGCCTTCGGCACGGCCCACCGGGCCCATGCTTCGACCGAAGGGGTTGCCCATCTCCTCCCTGCCGTGGCCGGGTTCTTAATCGAAAAGGAGATCGACTTTTTGGGGAATGCCGTGGAAAACCCTCAACGGCCGGTCGGTGCCATCATGGGAGGCGCCAAGGTCAAAGACAAGATCCAGGTGATCGACTCCCTTTTGCCAAAGGTCGACCAATTGGTCATCGGCGGCGGAATGGCCTTCACCTTTTTCAAAGCCCGAGGCGATGAAATCGGGAAATCCTTGCTTGATGAAGATTCGCTCGACTATTGTCGAGGATTGATGGAGAACCCAAAGATCGTGCTCCCAGCGGACACGGTGGCGGCCCCCGCCTTTGCTCCCGATGCCCAGCCGACGGTTGTGGCCAGCAATGCCATACCGGCCGACCAGATGGGTTTGGACATCGGCCCGGAATCCGCCCAAACATTCCGGCAGATCGCCGCGAATGCCAAGACGGTTTTGTGGAACGGTCCCATGGGCGTTTTCGAGTTCGATGCTTTTGCCAATGGGACGAAACAGGTCGCCATGGGGCTGACCGAGTGCCACGGCACCTCTATCGTCGGAGGCGGCGATTCTGCAGCGGCCATCGAAAAATTTGGCCTTGCCGACAAGGTCACGCATGTCTCAACCGGAGGCGGTGCTTCTCTTGAGTTTTTGGAAGGGAGAACTTTGCCTGGCATTGCCGCATTAATGGATAAGTGA
- the scpB gene encoding SMC-Scp complex subunit ScpB produces MRLAQALEALLFVADSPATPEELARALGVPIFEVEEALEKLGGRLHHTSALQLVRIAGGYQLCTKPEFAEPVARFTQPQGSKLSRSLMEVLAVVAYKQPVTLAELEQVRGVDSGYGIRQLVDRRLVCEIGRRSTPGRPAEYGTTQQFLHAFNLQSLEDLPVVNFESPMLPQAVGTAEPPDQPSLLEAEDGQPSLA; encoded by the coding sequence ATGAGGCTGGCCCAAGCGTTGGAAGCCCTCCTTTTCGTTGCCGATAGCCCCGCCACTCCCGAAGAACTCGCCCGCGCACTGGGAGTTCCGATCTTTGAAGTCGAAGAGGCGCTCGAAAAGCTCGGCGGACGGCTCCACCACACCTCGGCCCTCCAATTGGTGCGCATCGCCGGCGGATACCAGCTTTGCACCAAACCCGAATTCGCCGAACCGGTGGCCCGGTTCACCCAACCCCAAGGGAGCAAGCTCTCCCGTTCGCTGATGGAGGTTCTTGCCGTTGTCGCCTACAAGCAACCGGTCACGCTCGCAGAATTGGAGCAAGTCCGTGGGGTGGATAGCGGTTACGGGATTCGCCAACTTGTGGACCGCCGCCTGGTCTGCGAAATTGGCCGCCGCTCAACCCCCGGGCGGCCCGCCGAATATGGGACGACCCAGCAATTCCTCCACGCCTTCAATTTGCAATCGCTTGAGGATTTGCCGGTCGTCAATTTCGAATCCCCGATGCTCCCCCAAGCCGTCGGCACCGCCGAGCCGCCCGACCAGCCGTCGCTGCTTGAAGCCGAGGACGGCCAGCCCAGCCTGGCATGA
- a CDS encoding D-alanyl-D-alanine carboxypeptidase: MTPFVLLCAIRHVCTEVGQPAGPTVTADAAIVVHADTGRILWGRNIHRKTYPASTTKILTTLILLENSNPDDRITAPQDTKKIPESSLHLVPGESISAKDAAYALMLRSANDVAHAVAVHFDGSDAGFARRMDAYAIKIGMRDSHFENPNGLPSPWHKTTAYDLAVLGIHARKNNQLVEISRTQTYSVTRDPLQKDTLLVNRNKLLKEDPNNWGFKTGFTNDAGRCFVGYVKSPVGDLVTVILGSVDWAGDQTALSRWAAGTFKLIPDIAEAHPVSIRAQNQSGDIPLSLAPAKPVAAILSQNDMDKMKVELPVLKAPIKKGEPVGMVAYSLPDGTVYKVPVVAANAVEAQFAPADALRNPAAWVFLAAAGGAYWYRRRAYDRLNS, from the coding sequence ATGACGCCCTTTGTCCTGTTGTGTGCCATCCGGCATGTCTGCACCGAAGTGGGGCAACCGGCCGGCCCAACTGTCACGGCCGATGCGGCGATCGTGGTGCACGCCGACACCGGACGCATCCTATGGGGCCGCAACATCCACCGTAAGACTTATCCGGCAAGCACGACCAAGATCTTGACCACGCTGATCCTGCTCGAAAACTCCAATCCGGACGACCGGATCACCGCCCCCCAAGACACCAAGAAGATCCCCGAGTCGTCCCTCCATCTTGTCCCGGGGGAATCGATCTCCGCCAAAGATGCGGCCTACGCGTTGATGCTCCGCAGCGCCAACGATGTTGCGCACGCGGTCGCCGTCCATTTCGACGGGTCTGACGCGGGGTTTGCGCGCCGCATGGACGCCTACGCAATCAAGATCGGGATGCGGGATTCCCATTTTGAAAACCCCAACGGTTTGCCATCTCCCTGGCACAAAACAACCGCCTATGACCTTGCGGTCTTGGGAATCCATGCCCGAAAAAACAACCAATTGGTGGAAATTTCCCGCACTCAAACCTACAGCGTGACCAGGGATCCGTTGCAGAAAGACACGTTGTTGGTCAACCGGAATAAGCTCCTGAAAGAAGATCCAAACAATTGGGGGTTCAAAACGGGATTCACCAACGATGCCGGGAGGTGTTTTGTCGGGTATGTCAAGTCGCCGGTCGGTGATTTGGTCACGGTCATCTTGGGAAGCGTGGATTGGGCCGGAGACCAGACCGCCCTGTCCCGGTGGGCGGCTGGGACATTCAAACTCATTCCGGATATCGCCGAGGCTCACCCGGTCAGCATCCGGGCCCAGAACCAAAGCGGCGACATCCCCCTCAGCCTGGCGCCCGCCAAACCGGTGGCTGCCATTCTCAGCCAAAACGACATGGATAAGATGAAGGTCGAATTGCCAGTCTTGAAGGCTCCCATCAAAAAGGGTGAGCCGGTCGGGATGGTCGCCTATTCCCTGCCGGATGGGACGGTGTACAAGGTGCCCGTGGTCGCCGCCAATGCCGTAGAAGCCCAGTTTGCCCCCGCAGATGCTTTGCGGAATCCGGCGGCTTGGGTGTTTCTTGCGGCTGCCGGCGGAGCCTACTGGTACCGCCGCCGGGCTTACGACCGGCTAAACTCCTGA
- a CDS encoding rRNA pseudouridine synthase, with protein MAGGEPETDGAMRLHRYLAQCGVASRRKAEEIIAQGRVAVNGEIVVQQGSKVNLGDVVEVDGARVAPPEPRLYLLNKPLGVVTTMDDERGRTAIADLLPPSAQGVKPVGRLDMNTDGLIFLTNDGDLAHRLSHPRFGIEKEYVATVQGMPTDKTLQRLSRGITIDGEKTAPSRWEFISQVKNENQARLRIILHEGRNRQIRKMADAVGHPVIALRRVRIGSYSVKGMSQGELRLIGKKDYDALRKKLGLPPMG; from the coding sequence ATGGCCGGCGGCGAACCAGAAACCGATGGCGCAATGCGCCTCCACCGTTACCTGGCCCAATGCGGCGTGGCAAGCCGGCGCAAAGCCGAGGAGATCATCGCTCAGGGGAGGGTTGCGGTCAACGGCGAAATCGTGGTCCAACAGGGATCCAAGGTTAACCTCGGAGATGTTGTCGAAGTAGACGGGGCCCGAGTTGCCCCTCCGGAACCCAGGCTTTACCTGCTAAACAAGCCTTTGGGGGTTGTGACGACCATGGATGACGAACGCGGACGCACCGCCATCGCCGACCTTTTGCCCCCCAGCGCTCAGGGCGTTAAGCCCGTCGGGCGATTGGACATGAACACCGACGGGCTCATTTTCCTAACCAATGACGGCGACCTGGCCCACCGTCTCTCTCACCCCAGATTCGGGATCGAAAAAGAATACGTCGCCACGGTGCAAGGCATGCCAACCGACAAAACTTTGCAAAGGCTCAGCCGGGGCATCACCATCGACGGCGAAAAAACCGCACCGAGCCGTTGGGAGTTCATCAGCCAGGTGAAGAACGAGAATCAGGCCCGGTTGCGCATCATCTTGCACGAAGGGCGTAACCGCCAAATCCGGAAAATGGCGGATGCGGTCGGTCATCCGGTCATCGCCCTCCGCAGGGTGAGAATCGGCAGCTACAGCGTCAAGGGGATGTCACAAGGGGAACTCCGGCTGATCGGCAAAAAAGACTACGACGCCCTCCGCAAAAAGCTCGGCCTTCCCCCGATGGGTTAA
- a CDS encoding DUF429 domain-containing protein yields MNQVVAGIDVAGKRRGFHIAILDTASRQVIHLGNVHDPGQAARLLLEFDSLACIAIDCPPQAEIVGPKSREAERALSGLGFRMQWTRRPENVPPEWMVNGEILWESIATLIPQVKVIETFPTAVSRQLGDCDFILPLKLLEGGIAKREGYKDFVDACLCAWVAERYLLGQAKPYGLGDELGPIWV; encoded by the coding sequence ATGAATCAAGTCGTCGCCGGAATAGACGTCGCTGGAAAAAGGCGGGGATTCCATATCGCGATACTGGATACGGCGAGCCGTCAGGTCATCCATCTGGGCAACGTGCACGACCCGGGGCAAGCCGCCCGGCTTCTGTTGGAGTTCGATTCTCTTGCGTGCATCGCCATCGATTGCCCGCCCCAAGCGGAGATCGTCGGACCGAAATCTCGGGAAGCCGAGAGGGCACTTAGCGGATTGGGATTCCGGATGCAATGGACAAGGCGGCCGGAAAACGTCCCGCCTGAATGGATGGTCAATGGGGAAATCCTCTGGGAGTCGATCGCGACACTTATCCCCCAAGTGAAAGTCATCGAAACATTTCCGACTGCCGTCAGCCGGCAATTGGGGGATTGTGATTTCATCCTTCCCCTGAAATTGTTGGAAGGGGGTATCGCAAAGCGGGAAGGATATAAAGATTTCGTCGACGCATGCCTTTGCGCCTGGGTTGCCGAGAGGTACCTGCTCGGGCAAGCCAAACCTTACGGATTGGGCGACGAATTGGGACCCATTTGGGTTTAA